The following nucleotide sequence is from Scyliorhinus torazame isolate Kashiwa2021f chromosome 4, sScyTor2.1, whole genome shotgun sequence.
AAAACAGTATTTACAAACCATGTATTGCTTTTTAACCAGGATCATATGAGAAAATATTTAGATTCGCCAGGCCAAATAATATCAACAATCATGAGGAAAGTAACATCTCAGAAAAATCTTCATGTTCATTACATATAGTTCAAGTGAGAATATGGAACTTGGCCAATGTTAAATGGCAGGATGCCAATAACGTGTTTTGAATTTTAGATACACTTCTATTGAAACTATTAATTGAATCTTGCACCATTCTATTGATTATTCATTATTATTGAAATCTTGTGCTAACGTCAATACAACTAATATTTTGAGCCATTTATATCTCTTCCAATTCAAGTTGTTCAACAGAAACACAAGCAGACACTTTGGGTACAAACTGAAACACTGAGAGTGAACACTATCCAAATAAAGGACAAGGTTAAGATTTTCCAGCTGGTTGATCGATATGCTGAGCTAACGATACATTCAATTGTTCGGGACCGGACACTTGGGGAACATGAGCTCCTGGCAAGTGGCCGAGATAATGAACAGTGGAGAGAGACACACCTTCTCCGGAAAGAACTGGAAACAATCCAAACAGATCAGTTGTTCCAGGACAGTTTTTGTGAAAGAATGGCGAAACGCTTCCGAAAAATCTCTGGGAGTTCAGCAGCAGTGAGTGGAATCCCGGGAATTGGAAAAACAACAATGGTACAAAAGATTGTTTATGACTGGGCCACTGGGAAAATATACCCACACTTCCAATTTGTTTTCAGTTTTAAATTCCGTGATTTGAACACTATTGACTGTAGAATAAACCTGAGGAATCTGATACTAATTTTCTATCCTTACTTTGGGAATGTTGTGAAAGAACTCTGGAAGAACCCAGAGGGATTGCTGTTTATATTCGATGGTTTGGATGAATTCAAGGACAGGATTGATTTTTCCGACAATCGGAGAATTACAGAACCTCAGTCCATGTGCACAGATCCCGAATGCTGGTGTGAAGTGTCTGACATTGTGTACAGTTTAATACAGCACAAGCTGCTCCCAGGATGTTCAGTGTTGGTGACCAGCCGCCCCACTGCGTTACATTTATTGGAAAAGGCTGAGATCAGTGTCTGGGCTGAAATCCTGGGATTTGTTGGTGATGAACGGAAGGAATATTTCAACAGGTTTTTTGAAGATCAAGCAGTGGCATCAGCTGTTTGCAATCACTTGGAGGAGAACGAGATCCTGTACACCATGTGCTACAACCCTTCTTATTGTTTGATGCTCGGTCTGTCACTAGGTCCCTTCTTTACACAAAGAGACAGGAAACAACAGGAAGTTCCCAAAACTATCACCCAACTATATTCCTACTATATTTACAACATTCTGAAAAACCatggccgggagattgaaaaccccCGTGATGTGTTACTGAAGCTTGGTGAGATAGCCTTCACAGGAATCTCCGAGAAAAAGAGTGTGTTTGGAAATGGAGATTTGATCGAGTACAATCTGCAACCTTCCCAGTTCCTGTCTGGGTACCTGATGGAAATTTTGGAGAGAGACGTTTCTCTCCAGAGTGGGGTTTACACATTCCCTCATCTCACCATTCAACAATTTATAGCTGCTCTCGCCCAATTCCTGACTCCAGATCCCGCAGACATCCGGAAACTCCTCACTGAAGCCCACAGCAAGAATGATGGGCAGTTTGAGCTATTTCTCCACTTTGTTTTTGGACTCTCATCCCCAGAGGCGGCTCAACCATTGGAGGAATTACTGGGCCAATTCCTTCATCAAACAACCTATCAAGTGTTTGACTGGGTGAAGGAAAGGTTTATTGGAAGTATTGGGAACAGAGTGAATGAAACTGAAAAAAGAAACCTCCTTAACACATTCCAATATGTCATTGAGTCTCAGAATGAAGCATTGACTCAGGCCACAATGGGATCTGAAAGAACACTTACACTTTGTGGATTGCGACTAACCCCAATTAACTGCACGGTCCTATCGCATGTCATTGGGCTCTGTGATAAAATAAGGCACCTTGACCTGGAGTACTGCTACATCCAGTTTGAAGGACTCCAGAGACTGGTGTCCATTCTGCACAAATGCCGAGAACTGAGGTACCTTCTTATTTGGTCACATTTCTGGAATTTTCATTGCTTGAAGGTCATTTATTGCATGATAACTGGGGAAAAACTATTTCCAGCTCAACTAGAGTCAGGAAGAAAATGATGAGAAAAATGAAAAATCACAAAGTGAAATAAAAGAATGATgcctttgcgacaaaatagttgttGGCATATTTAGTGGCATAATCTTTGGCAGTAGATTTTGTGTTATGCATTCGGCCTTATGgaggaaactaatggggctaaagaccaATACGTCCCCTAGACCTGATGAATTGCATCGAAAATTATTATAGGAAGTAGGTACAGAGGTAATGGAATGGcaagtagtaatcttccaagattcTGGAAAAGCCCAAAATTCCATAATAACTGCCAatgttattcaaaaagggaggcagaccAAAAGAAAAGAAGGAACTGTAGGCCATTTGTATTAAATTATATCATTCAGAAAACGTTAGAGTCGATTATAAAGAATGTAACAGCAGACCACTTAGGCACATATAATACAATCAAAGAAAGACAGCGTGGCTGCATGAAGAGAAAATCATTCCTGAAAATTTGATTAAAATTGTTTGACAACCTGCAGCAGAGATAAAGAGGATGAGTAGATGTCATGCAGTCGGATTTTGAAAAAGGTAGTCGTTAAGGTACCACACAATAAGAACCAATGGTTTCGCGGCTAGTACGTTAGCAGGGATAGAGGCCTGATTACCTGATAGAAGACAGAGTGTTTGAGACAAGAGAGGCATTTACAGGATGGCAACCTCTGACTAGTAAattgccacagagatcagtgctggggcaaCAATTATTTAAAACGACTTGGATGAGGGTAGTGAAGTGGTATCATTTCCAAGTGTGTGGAAGAATCAAAAATATATAACAAGGCAATTTGGGATAATAACACAAATGGTTTACGAGGGGAGGTAGAATAGTGTATGGGCAAAAGATCTGGCAGATGGAAAACCTTATCGAAAGGATCAAAGAACTgaatattattgaaatggagaAATACTGCAAAAAACTGTAGCTCTGAAGGATTTAGGGATCCAATGCATCATCCACATAATGCTACCATGCAAGCTCAGCAAGAAACAGGGGAAGGAAATTGGAAGTCGGCCTTCATTTCGAAAGGAATGGAGTACAAAAAAGAGAAGTcttgatttaaaaaaatgtttttttttaaaactcgtTGGACAACACCAGGGAAACTGtgaacagtattggtctccttatctaaggaaagatatactgattGCAGGCTGCCCATAGAAGGtttactaggttgatcccgggtatgaagGTATTGCCTTATGGGGACATGTTTGGTAGGATGGGCTTGAACTTATTGGAGGTTAGAATGACAGGTGGACTTTTTGAGACATATAGGTTTCTTAGGGGCTTGATAGGGTTGAtactgagaggatatttcctcttcttGGAGAGACTAGGAAGGAGGGCTTAATCTCAGAGAAGGGTCGCCGATTTACAAAAAACAATGAGAGGGGACTACTTCTCTCAGGTGGTagcgaatctgtgaaattctttaccaaAGAGCATTATacattctggtttagcacagtgggcttgtaatgcagaacaaggccaggagtggggggttcaattcccgtaccgccccccccgaacaggcgccagaatgtggcgactaggcgcgttTTGCAGCAACTTCATGGaatcctactcgtgacaataagtgattattattataggtATTTCAAGGTGGAGAAGGACAGATTTGTAATCAGTAaagaaatcaagggttatggggttgaGTCAGGAAAGTCAAGGTTAGTATTATCATTctagatgagccatgatctcattaaatggtggagcagactcattcGGCCAAATGGTCAacttctgctcctccatctcaCAGTCCTCTGGTACATGAGAAACACAATGCCATGTAAAATCAGGTCTCCCCGACGTGGAAATATTTGCTTAAATTAGTTCCTCTCTAATATTTTGTTTCTGACCCGAAAGTAATCCTGTTTGCTGTTTCTGATTTAGGTGGCGGAATTTCAGACTATTTTAATATGTTTCGTACTCTGAATGTTTAGATTGAAGAAAAATAATCTGGGAGATCCAGGGGTGAAACTATTATGTGTGGCTCTGAGGAATCCTGACTGCAAAATACAGGATATTGGGTAAGCACCAGGCTCTTTGCGATTGCGCCTCTTTTGTCCATTAACTTCCGGCTAGCCACTAACCTGCGCTTAGATCATCCGATGAAATTTCCTCTTCGtgcgagtttcctccgagtgctccggtttcctcccacagtcaaaataagtgaaagttaagtggattggccatgctaaattgtcccttagtctccaaagatgtacaggttagtttcAGGGAATAGAgtcggggattgggcctgggtaggatacctttttggagggttagtgcagactctaaggggcgaatggcctccttctgcactgtaagaattctatggttctttccTTCTTttcagaaaacccatgcagacatgtggacaatgtgcaaacaccacacagtcacccgaggtccgaTTTTAGCACGGTCCCTGGTGTTACACgcaagcagtgctaactattgtgccaccgtgtTATTATGATTCTGCCTTGTTTTCTTCAATTATCGTATTCATTTATAACGATCTCATAGCTAAATGTTGTGCTTTCATGCTTCAGTAAGACATTTTAGAAgattgtaaagtttaatgtaaaacatttatgaaCAAAAATAATTTTGTAAACACGTAACTTTGAAACCTGATGacatttaacttaacatttaactttatcacCTGAAGAGTGACGTTGAACTATCTCAATTTTTACATATTTCTTGcaacaaaatatattttctcaTTGAGAAACACAACGGTCGACATTTCACTGCATATTTCACTGCACAAAGACAACCCTTCTGTCTATTTTTGaagaaggagggggaaggggagtgttttgacatatcaattgttgATGTCACAAGCTGAAAGTCCAAAAGCAGCAGTTGCTGAAGTGCAGTGTTCTGGCACATATCTCCTCTGATATCACTTCGGAAGTACTTTGGCAATActtaggggtgggtaattgattcgCTGCAACACCTGTCAGAAAGATAGCTCACTTaaacttacaggaggcttgcatatgtcaACTCAGGCATTAaagtttgttaaagcatttgaagtactcACCGAGGCTTCTAAGGATGATCATTACATTTGGGAGACTTGTAAACAACACAGGTTAAaacacattgcaaaatccaaatgtactttagctctgaagcaGCTGGGAGGAGAGGGCTGCTGACATTAGTGCCCTTGAAGAAGTCAATAACACCAGTATGGAAGCTATGACCacccaaaaccaactctgctgggccaccCATATGCTTAGGCTATCAGAGTCCGGACTGCCCAAGCAAATCTTTTATATCTAGCTCAATGATGGATCCCGAACAAAAGGAGGGCGATGGAAGCTCCTCAAAGCCATCTTAAAGGCTTACCTGACGAAAATGAACATAAACGTTAATGCCTTTTCTCagaagacctttgctcagaagagtccGACTTGGAAGTATCTCGATGAAGGGTCGCAATTATTTGTGAACACCGGAAGGGAAGAGGAGGCCCGGAACAGGACCCTGGTGAAGGAATACACACGTCCTAGCATCCATGGGCCACCTTTTGGaatctcctgccaagtgagtgattgaagatgcgacTCTCGGATCGGGAACATCAGCCATGTTCGCACAGAACCTGTGACGAGTAACACAGAGTATCTTAGTTGGACAATTATACTCGTAAGCGAGTGGTCACTGCATTCCACGCATTGGAATTCCTTTTAtgaaattaacatcctcatgacaaaccaaagataaaaaatatattttatttcacTTACTGTGACTCAAAACTCACAGTAAAATGCCCTTTTAATGGAATTACCAGCCTCATGAAAACCCAAAGTTTAATTCATATCTATCTTCCTTTCtctttattttcattttaaacatatttataaaagcACTGATcatataaaacattaacctaccaaaaCAAACATGACTCCCGaagtctcctgcctctgctagaccGAAAAAAGAAAAATATGCAAAAATTCAGCAAACATCGGGGCAAGTGGTCCAAGTTACCGCTGTCCCTGGGTTTTTCATTCAGTCGCTCCAGCGCAGCGCAAGGCTTCCAGTGGGGGATGAACAACGTCTGGGAGTTTAATCGCCGTGCGCTTCAACGCGCATGCCCGGACGCACGCACTTCCGGGTCGCCCCGCATGTGCGGTTGACCAGAACTGAAGTCCCTGACTGCAGAGAAAATTACGGAACAATAAATGGGTGTCTGACGCTCTGAAATTATTGGAATCagtaatattatcattaataaataCTGCACATTCTCATTCCAATTAGTAGCAGTGTTATTATTAAACGTCACAGATTTAAACCCATGTCGTTTCTGTCTCCGAATCCCAGGCGTTTTGACAAGAGCTTCGTAAATTCTCACCACATCTCTGCACAAGGGCAGGTAGTGGTGTAGTGCTCTTATCGCTGGACTGGTAATTGGGGGCACAGGGTAATGTATGTGGTGCTTCCAACACCCGCACGCCAATAGGTAGAATTTGAATTCCATCTTGTATGCCAAATGGCCATGAAGGTCTCTGTTATTCAACTACTTTAGGAACGTGTGCATACATTCCAGCAACAGTCCTGCAATCATTTGCTCTAGAACTTTCCCGTCCCCAAGGAAGAATGTCGCAGTAGAGCTAGAATAACCCCGGTTTCCCAGCTGTGTGGACAATTGTCCTGCACACTAAAAGGTAATCTACACTTGGtcgtcagtaaagtgatggaatgaGTCTTCAACAGTGCTGTAACGACCTTGCTGAATAACCTGCTCACTGCCGCACAGTTTTGGTTCCTCCAGGACTACTCAGTTGGGGACCTCACAGAAACCTTTGTGCAAACATGGGCAACAACGATGGACACCCGGTCAGTTGAGTGTAACTGTCATTGATAGCAAGGCAGCATTTCGTCCATTGTGGCAATCCAGGAAAAACAAATATATGTCAATCCTCTGGTGGAGTTATATCGAGTACAATGTAAGATGGTTATGGCTGGTAGATTTCAGTCATATCCGCTGCAcgccatcactgcaggggttcgtcAGAGTAGTGCCCTGGACCCGGCCATcgtcagctgcttcgtcaatgatc
It contains:
- the LOC140410260 gene encoding NACHT, LRR and PYD domains-containing protein 3-like, which translates into the protein MAEGTNWEEEPTSSVRSKTDTGPNSTIINFFTKCEDYQLFLLTQFYWDELEQAVEKGVDELSSLLTDQRVFSGQEHRQIINLEEKGDISESCKLLLSLVMEKGSGARLVMWESFVKMRHGVPKLDKMLKEIQEHGPDPLDSMRMCRSKSKAPSQLKVVQQKHKQTLWVQTETLRVNTIQIKDKVKIFQLVDRYAELTIHSIVRDRTLGEHELLASGRDNEQWRETHLLRKELETIQTDQLFQDSFCERMAKRFRKISGSSAAVSGIPGIGKTTMVQKIVYDWATGKIYPHFQFVFSFKFRDLNTIDCRINLRNLILIFYPYFGNVVKELWKNPEGLLFIFDGLDEFKDRIDFSDNRRITEPQSMCTDPECWCEVSDIVYSLIQHKLLPGCSVLVTSRPTALHLLEKAEISVWAEILGFVGDERKEYFNRFFEDQAVASAVCNHLEENEILYTMCYNPSYCLMLGLSLGPFFTQRDRKQQEVPKTITQLYSYYIYNILKNHGREIENPRDVLLKLGEIAFTGISEKKSVFGNGDLIEYNLQPSQFLSGYLMEILERDVSLQSGVYTFPHLTIQQFIAALAQFLTPDPADIRKLLTEAHSKNDGQFELFLHFVFGLSSPEAAQPLEELLGQFLHQTTYQVFDWVKERFIGSIGNRVNETEKRNLLNTFQYVIESQNEALTQATMGSERTLTLCGLRLTPINCTVLSHVIGLCDKIRHLDLEYCYIQFEGLQRLVSILHKCRELRLKKNNLGDPGVKLLCVALRNPDCKIQDIGLEENELTDSCVEDLASVLITNVSLTDLKLGYNRLGDSGVKQLTMALMNPNCKIKTLGLEENRLTDHCAGDLASTLSTNRSLTDLKLGFNRLGDSGVKILCVALRNPDCKLQTLWLYRNDITVYSAKDLFATLNTNQSLEILNLNQNDLGGLGVKLLSEFLRKPECKIRKLGLSAVGLTDSYVEDLASALSTNQLLTDLNLGYNKVGDAGVKLLSVALKNQNCTIQELGLNNNSLTDSCTEDLSSALSRNRSVRVLDLKSNSFTDRSVPALRYLILTCRSLKSIRLCENKFRSKGKRHLELMWGSRPGMSVTL